The DNA region GTGCGCGATGAAAAACCGGTCGTTCAGTCTGCTTTTGCTGCTGGCCCTGCTGGCGATTTCCTTCGCCGATACAAAAGCGGTGCGCTCTTACACGCTGGACTTGGCGCAAAGCCAGCTCACGCTCACGCTGGTGCAGGAAGGCATGCTCAGCAAGCGCTACCCCACGCATTTGGTCGTGGTCAAAAATTTCAGTTGCAACATCACGCTGCCGCGCGACGAAAAGCTGACCGCCGTCGGGGTCGAAGCCGAAGCCAAATCCTTCACCAACGCCGACAAACTTATGAGCGAATTCGAGCGGCGCGGCTTTCAGGACGTGCTGCAAAACAAGGTGCTCGAAAGCGAGCGTTATCCCACGATCAAATTCAAATCGGTCAGTGTCAGCGGGCTGAAAAAGAATGGCGACACGCGCAGCTTCACCTTGAACGGCGACTTGACCTTGCACGGCGTGACCAAACGTGTCGCGCTGCCCGTGACGGTGACGCTCGCCCAGGATC from Acidobacteriota bacterium includes:
- a CDS encoding YceI family protein, producing MKNRSFSLLLLLALLAISFADTKAVRSYTLDLAQSQLTLTLVQEGMLSKRYPTHLVVVKNFSCNITLPRDEKLTAVGVEAEAKSFTNADKLMSEFERRGFQDVLQNKVLESERYPTIKFKSVSVSGLKKNGDTRSFTLNGDLTLHGVTKRVALPVTVTLAQDQLRATGEASLKQSDFGIQPYEGNMGLIKIGDELKINFSILAKQDAASKAGAKK